One window of Bacillus sp. THAF10 genomic DNA carries:
- a CDS encoding DUF948 domain-containing protein, with protein MVELLYVSAIIVAIAFLILVIFVSKTLRSVQGTLDQVAGTLGSIEKQMQGITSETEQILHKTNVLMDDIQDKSQQLNTVVTAVKDVGTSIQGFNHSVTRLSNNVSQQLDQNQDKVSQVVQWSNVAMELVDKWNERKKKNNINKV; from the coding sequence TTGGTGGAATTGCTTTATGTTAGTGCAATTATTGTAGCTATTGCTTTTTTAATACTAGTCATATTCGTTTCGAAAACTCTACGATCTGTGCAAGGCACACTTGATCAAGTAGCCGGCACACTCGGGAGCATTGAAAAGCAAATGCAGGGGATTACATCCGAGACAGAGCAGATATTACATAAAACCAATGTATTAATGGATGACATTCAAGATAAGTCTCAGCAGCTTAATACAGTTGTAACTGCAGTCAAGGATGTTGGTACTTCCATTCAAGGATTTAATCATTCCGTTACACGTTTATCTAATAATGTGTCACAGCAATTAGATCAAAATCAAGACAAAGTATCACAGGTTGTCCAATGGTCTAATGTGGCGATGGAGCTTGTGGATAAATGGAATGAAAGAAAAAAGAAAAATAACATTAACAAAGTTTGA